A genomic window from Tenebrio molitor chromosome X, icTenMoli1.1, whole genome shotgun sequence includes:
- the LOC138140038 gene encoding trypsin-1-like, which yields MNVSLIFVVILLNVIKESVLVSIRNDKVLVNRPFNNRSSSPTNFEHFRRKRYLGLSKRFKINKRYQECVAPDDAKGHCKHLIFCPMHVLKNAKNVLDYLCVIERMHVGVCCPDDIALSGLAGSQIISDLPGGGDDYDEKDNTTGCGIPIEGNPGGKKSIGQQWPWIAALYRPKEMAQGLEQQFCGGSVITEYHILTAAHCTLGLTADEIRVRLGEYNFAQANESRSVDHIVESITDHEDFDKATYANDISIIKLRTATSFNSYIWPICLPPIDRDFVNEVAIVAGWGQVYYAGPVSEVLRHVEVPVWTLEKCANSFLQRITDSNLCAAGYDGGKDSCLGDSGGPLMFQLENGRWITIGIVSWGIGCGNKGSPGIYTKVSSYIPWIIKNTIAK from the exons ATGAACGTCTCTTTGATATTTGTTGTGATTCTTTTGAACGTTATAAAGGAATCAGTGCTCGTAAGCATCAGAAATG ATAAAGTGCTGGTGAATAGACCGTTCAACAATCGCAGTTCTTCTCCAACGAATTTCGAACATTTTAGACGTAAAAGATATCTCGGTTTGAGCAAACGTTTCAAG ATTAACAAGAGATATCAAGAATGTGTGGCCCCAGATGATGCGAAAGGTCATTGCAAGCATCTCATTTTTTGTCCTATGCATGTGttaaaaaatgccaaaaaTGTCCTGGATTATCTTTGCGTCATCGAACGAAT GCACGTCGGTGTTTGTTGCCCTGATGATATAGCCCTAAGTGGATTAGCTGGCTCTCAAATAATCTCGGATCTACCCGGAGGGGGTGACGATTACGATGAGAAAGATAACACGACAG GGTGCGGAATCCCTATCGAGGGAAACCCCGGGGGCAAGAAGTCGATCGGTCAACAGTGGCCTTGGATAGCAGCGCTCTACCGACCCAAAGAGATGGCCCAAGGTCTGGAACAGCAATTCTGCGGAGGCTCTGTCATCACGGAGTACCACATTCTGACGGCGGCTCACTGCACATTGGG CCTCACCGCAGACGAAATACGAGTCCGTTTGGGCGAATATAATTTCGCGCAAGCAAACGAGTCCCGTTCCGTCGATCACATCGTCGAATCAATCACCGACCACGAAGATTTCGACAAAGCAACCTATGCTAATGacatttcaattataaaacTCCGAACAGCGACCAGTTTTAACTCGTACATCTGGCCCATCTGTCTCCCTCCGATCGATCGCGATTTCGTAAACGAAGTTGCGATCGTTGCCGGTTGGGGCCAAGTGTACTACGCCGGACCCGTCAGCGAGGTCCTGCGACACGTCGAGGTCCCAGTGTGGACTCTTGAGAAATGTGCAAATTCGTTCCTTCAGAGGATCACCGACAGTAATTTGTGTGCCGCCGGCTACGACGGAGGGAAGGACTCGTGTCTG GGTGATTCCGGAGGGCCTTTAATGTTCCAACTGGAGAATGGTCGCTGGATTACGATCGGGATAGTTTCCTGGGGCATCGGTTGCGGAAATAAAGGCAGTCCAGGCATTTACACCAAAGTCAGTAGCTACATACCCTGGATTATCAAGAACACGATCGCAAAATAG